The following nucleotide sequence is from Dromaius novaehollandiae isolate bDroNov1 chromosome Z, bDroNov1.hap1, whole genome shotgun sequence.
TAGTATTTCACTTTTAGATACCTTGCTTCTTTATCAGTTTATTATACCTAGTACTTGAGAAAGAGCATGGAGCCATAAAATAATTTCTGCCTTTCTGTTTGACTCAAAGAATGACGTAACAGTTGTAGAGTGAATCAGGATCACTTTTATTAGGCTCAGTTATGTAGTCTTAAATAACGGCATTTAATAACTATATCATAAAAGAATGTTGCTGtctatttatttgtattaaaatgtccttgatagaggaaataaaaatgaaaaaaaaaagaaaatgcaataagACTGCTCAAGTCAGGCAGTCAATATGTTACATACTTTTGCCAGGACTTGTTCTCAGTTTAGTCATATTCTTCCAAATCAACAAAGATCTGCAGACACAGAGGAAAGCAAGATATTATGGCCACACATCAAAAGACTCCTCTTAATGGTGCTAAGCCACTCCATAtgattgtagtgcctgttttaaGGCAGACATTACACTGTGAATGTTCTCTTCTCTAGATTATTACTGAAGTAAATGAGGTAGAAAATAAAAGGGAGCTGATTTAGCATTTCTTTCACGTAATGCGTTCACGGACCATAATCCACAAAGTAACAGGCATGCAGGTAAGTTCCACTGACTGGGTGCTCTGCAGCGACATTTGCCACTTGGTATTCATTTTGCAGCAACATTTTGGTAGCCTTAAAGGTATTGTGAGCAGCTTTATGTGAGCCATGACTGAGGTAAAGTCTGAAGTGTTACAAGGCCCTCAAGCCTTTTACAACGTTCTCCTTCCCACACAGTGATATTTGTCGTCTTTTCACAGCATTGATGACCGACCAGGATTTGTCGCAGTAGAGCTGAGATTACGTGACTACTATTACGACATTTCCCACTAACAgcacaaagaaaagcagcttcGTCTGTCTTCAGCAAGCACCTTCTGAGGAGCTACAGCCGTCCATGTGTTCAGTTTCCGAAACCGAGTGACTTTGATTTTTGTACTGCCACTTTCACCCCGTAAAGCTTTAAGCTAAGCCCTGTGTGTGGAATTgcctttgcttgctttctgtgcaaTATCCAGCCCCAAAACAGGGTGTCAAAGGTGGAGGGGCCACAAAGCGTGCAGAACGGACAGCAGCACAGATGCTTAGACTTCTGCTACGTTCTACTTTATTTACATCTTAGTGACATATTTTGCTGTGGTGTAAAACCTATTTAATATCTTTCAGCTCTCTTCCTCTCTTGTATTTGAATGTAGATTGGGATTTAGAGTCTTGTTATTAATTTTCTTAGCCCTTGAATACGTTGAGTTGTTCCAGCCTTCCCCTCCCCATGGAGGAACATTATAAACATTTCTCACTGTGTAAGAAATTCACTGTGAAAGTCTGTCAGTCACTTTGACTGACAGCATGTTTGATTTTTACCCCCAAGTCCCTTTAAAAGCAAATCCTATTCTTTTCAGTAGTAATGTGAGCCGAGAGCAACTGGGAGATCTGAATTTCTAACgtttggaaagagaaaaggaatcaTCAGCTCCTTTAAGTGATACCAGCTTCTCTCTTTCCTCACGCCACGTGGAAGCCCAGCTGTCCCCCAGGGCAGTATTTTCTTCCTGGTGAAACCTAGGAACTCAGGGACATGTTCTTGTCTGGGGGCAAGACATATCAGCACCTAAGGAAATGATTTGGGGTTTTAACATAAAGTCCATGACTGTGTTTCCTAAAAAGCCAGCTGTACGTTGAAAGGTAAAGAGTAgcacctttctctctctgtcctgtTTCAGCTCTCTCCAGAGATCTTTTCCATGCATCTCTTTGGGGTATACCAAAGCCCCTTGTGCAGCAAGGTGAGCAGCAgacactttttttaatctttctttgaaaGCATTTGAGATTCACCACAGCTCATCACCTCAAAGCTAAATTTCACCCCTAGCTCAAACATTTTTAAACTGGCTTATGTTTACTTTTGTCCTCTCCTAAATGTATTTGCCTGTTAATAATCCTTCATCTTGCGTTAGGCTGCAAACCCCATAAGAAAAGGTCTTTGTCTTACTCCTTTTTTTAATGCACCATGCAGTGTCTCCAGTACTGTATAAGTAtagcaataacaacaacaaataatGTAGTCAACCTTTGTTCCTGTTTGTACCTTTATGCTTTCTTTGTCCTgtctcattttaaatattctagATGTCAAAATTTCTATCACTTGTTTCCCACAAACAGTCACTTTACTGGCATTTACATATATCTCAGGAATCTACACATGTTTCATCTACTGGATATAAGTTTCAGATGaatatgaaaaataagatttagaGATAGATATATTTATTGTATACAGCTGTTTAGAGTATCTGTGTTTAATTGTGGTATTATCAGGGTATTCTTAGAGATGCAGTGGTATTTTTCTCTCTAGGGAAAGAAATTGAAGAAACTGTTGGTGATTAGAGTGCAAAAGTGTTAATTTGCATTCTATGATAAACAACTATAAACAAATGTAGGATTCAATGTAAAATAATTAGTCTCTTTTTAATAATTATAGGTTCTGCTCTTCCAGAAATACCTGGTCATTTTTGGTAGTTTAATTTTTGAGTGTCCAAATACTCCAAGTCCAACTACcaaaatacttcagaaagcaTATGCTACTGAGATACTCAGTAAAATGAACCATGTTTCAGATGTGACCTGATCCAAATGTGATTTATAATGAAGctgattgattgattttttttaagaaacatttttctacaAGAAGAGATGTCTAGAAGTTCCCTATAGCTGTGCATATGTGGTTTTTAGCATTATCCCTTTTGCAGAGAAATTGTCAGCGCTTGTACAGTCAGTGCATTTATGGGGAGACCAATTATAAATCAGTTGCACAAATCCCCACCAGCCAGCAAGTGACAGCACTCAATTTCCctgtgatatatatatatcttaaagCGTTACCTAATGCAACAATACTGGAGGAATATTTCTTCCCCTTACTTCTGAGTGAATGCCCCGATTGGTGTTACTTGACTATTTTTAATTTCACTATATTGTAATAAAAGTTTACAATTCGTAGGAGTATTTTGAAGTATTGTGAAATAACTGGATTAGATTTTTAAGCTGAGATTAAAGACATTGTTTTATAAAATATGTTGATATAACAAGAATCCTTTGAATATCTGTGTATGTGCTTTCTATCAAATGCTTAACGCAGAGAAGAGAGTGTGTATATACCAAATTACTGTGAGTGTTCATCTTGTGGAAAGACTGAGATTCCCTTATTGACACCGAACCGTACCTGACATGACAGATGAGCCCGCTGAAATCAACTATGTAGGTTTTAAAGTCGTGTTATACCACCATGGAGCCTCCCTTAAAAGTGCAGGCAAGTGTTCTAGGTTTTCTGAAAGGAGAGAGGACTTCTTTCATCTGACTCCCTTTGCAAGCTCCAGTCCTCAGCAAAACGAAGACAGGATGTGACGGAATGCAAGtatgaataataataacaaaaagccTGGAAGACAGACAGCTCCTCAAGATACTTCACTTCAGAAGGATCGCTGGGTGATTTACATACACTCCTATGGTTGTTTTCTTGAGTAACAAATCTGGCCTAAGTTTTCCTCCCTCCCACTTGTGGGACTGCACCATCAGCAGGGTCACTGATAGAAGCTGGCGCTCAGAGTAACCCTTCAAATAAAGGGGCTCTTGTCTGTTTGGTTGTGtgtggcttgggggggggggttgtttttgttttttaactgactCATATCAGAAATGCTGTTTGGCAGCGCAGTTGGTTGTGGCAGTGGCGCTAAGGGGCAGCACGCAGGAGCGTGGAGGAAGGGGAGCTGGTGTGAGCGGCTGGGGGAAGGAGCAGCAGGCGCGAGGGTGTTAAAAGAGCttttcagtgaaaggaaaacagtgtaGTTACAGCTTCGGCTAGGGCTCAGATCTACAAAATCGTGGCTCCTCTGGAGCACTGGAGGCCACATACCTTTTCCTTTAACGTCCCACCCAAACTGCACTAAAACTCCTGCCCCCAGTCTCCCCCTGCTTCGAACACTAGGCAAAGAGGGGATTTGTaatcagagaaacaaaaaaccccatactttttacatttgaaataattGCAGTCAGAACTGGAGGTTTGATAGAGTGAACATGTGGGAACGGCCGGGTGGGTCTGATTTTGTGCGAAGGCAGCTGTATGGCCTGGCCCTGCCAGGAGGTGGCGAGACCTGAACACGTTTCGGCTCACGCATTTGTCTCTAAACGCTTCATTTTCTGGCACTCTCTGCTTCATTCTGGTTATTCCTACGTATATGCCGTACAAAGTAACTTGTTAATTTATTCACTGTTTGCTGTGAAGCAAGTTCCATGTGAATATAAATCATGATATTAGTTGCAAATGATTAGCAAGTATTTCTGGGACGCTTTGTCCCCGTTTTCTTTAACTGGTATCAGGAACAGGGAATTCCAGAGAGAACAACACCGAACATGTCCCACACGCACATACAAGGGGGTGGGTGCTGCTCCTGATTGAGAGAGATGCCTTCTCCAGGGCTGAAATGAGCCCAGCTCGGGGATGAAACATGGCATCTTTAAAAGTCATGTGAGAATATTGCACAAGTTTTGGAATGGAAAAGGACCATGACTGTGCTGAATGGTGCAGGGGAACATTAAGCTGGCAAATATAATTACCAGCCCTAAGTGCAGTCAGGACAGAAAGCCTCTAACTcatgcaggagaagaaaaaacagaaaaacttccaAGCATATAATGCTTGACAGCTACAGTGAAGAAACCCCAAACCAGAGGCAAAGCAATCCCAGATTCAGATGGAAAAAGGCCACTTCAAGGGTCAACATCACTGATTCCCCAAGTACTACACCACATGGTGCAATGTGGATGCAAGCGAGCCCAGGACACGATCGTGTCTCAGTCCCTGTTTCCCTGCCGGTGGGCCCAGGGATGGTTGTAAGGCTGCTGTGCAATGTTCAACAGCCaaatgcctcctcctcctcctcctccccctcctgctGTAACTATGGGGAGCTGGTGCTGAGCCTGCAACACCTGCACTGTCACAGCCAGATAGCCTGTGACATTATCATAAGGTTTGCAGCCAAATTTGGCactggaaaaggaaggaaggaatgatcGGAAAGGCGAGGTGTGCAGGGAAAGGAATTATCTTCTATTAGCCTGACTAATACTGCTGGAAAAAGAGAGACAAGCTTGCACACCTTTCTTCAGGTGACACATCACTGAAAGAGTTGCTTCGCTCATACCCGACTAAAACAACATCCCTCCAGCCACCTAGAGCTCTCTGAAGCCAGGCTAGTACCGTGCATTGCTCACCAAATGAGTACTTTTCTCTGTTGTCATATATGTGCTAATTGAGGTGAATACCCACACAGCTCCTTGGCATATAATTAACTCTGCACTGAGTGTCCACACAGCTACCCTGGGGCTGGGAGCCGTGCGCATTTCTTGATAACCAGAGAAGCAGAGGAAACAAGAGGGAGCTGGAGAAAGCATTGCCTTGCTGGCTATTAAAATTCATAACGTTGAATTCAAATAGTGCCCTGATGCCCAACCTTGTATATAAGTACCTAGACCATTAACTCTCCACAGCTGTCCACCATCATAAATGCTTTACACTGGCAGGGTAGGGCACTGCAAGTCACATCTGGGCCTTGCATTACTCCAAAGGGCCAGCTCTTGGATGAAGCCCACTATTGTGCGGCAGCAGCTACAGCTTCCTCCTGGCGTACTCAGAGCTACAGCAGTTCAATAAGGTGCGTGCTGGGCTCCCCGTGCCTCTCGCCAGCTCAACTGTAACATTAGAAATACAAAATAGGTTTGCGAAGAAtgggtacacacacacacacacacacacacacacacacacacacacacacacacaggcacttTTCCCCCTCTAATCCTACCTGTGTTTGATATtaccctctcctcctgcctctaTTCTTACTACATAGTGGTATCTTTAGATCTTGTTTTAATTTGTGTGCAGATTTCGTCAATGTTGTCAAGTGATTTCTATCAAACTGGTGTATCAGGTAACTTGTGCTCCAGTACCCCGGAGCAATGTGCAGCTGGCAAACAGTTACTAAAGCTGGTCTTGCATTGTATTTctgaaagacagcaagaaaactgcacagaaaaaaaagggtTAGAGAGATTATTATCAGGAGATAATATTAAATGGCAGTAATGTAATGTGGACACATATTAGGCTGCTCAGTGCCCAGCTGAGGCCTCTGGCAGCCACAGGGATGTAGCAACACCACAGCAAAAATCCCGGATGCTCCTGCCTTCCAACCCCAGTGCACCAGTGcaccaagcagtctttcctttgACAAATACATTGTTGGCCCTGTCATTGATATGTGCCTGTCTTTTTGCCTATTTTAAGAGCAGAGATCCACTAATGTTGCTGCTTCCCCAAGGGCATGTAGTAATCGGGTACTATTTTTAAATGGTTCGGTCAGCCATGACTTCCTTTTTATCTGTCCGTGCTGTGGATGCTGCAGGGAGCGAGCATGGCATTCTTCATCTTTTTGTGGTTTCTACTTATAAGGAATAGACAGGACAAACAGCGCTTCTTATTAGTGCCGGCGTACTAATGCGAGCTGGATTACAGGCTGAAGTGCAGCCTGAATCATGCCTCAGAAATGCACCCTCCAGTGTCACATTGTACCCGAGTTAATGCAAACCAGAACTCACAGTACACAAGCACGAGTACAAAGCTCTCAGTTTGTTCCCAAAGCTCCCACAGCTTCTTCTGTGCCagctatgaaaaaaaagaaaaaaacccaacaacctaaTAATCCGACATGTcctgtgtgtgtttgcagaaCTTCACGTAGGCTACTCCTTCAGTCATCTGATTTCAAGGAACATGAGGCCTTAAGGAAGAAATATGCTTCTGATTTGCGCAGATATTGAGGGCTGGTCCTCTGCTTCCCTGCCTCCAAAGCCTCCCGAGCTGGCTGAAGGGCAGCTGGAAGCACCGgcagcaggagaggctgagctGAACCTGGGCACTGCTGGTACCTGCAGTGGGATGCTGGAGCTGAGGCCTGCCCCGCTCAGTGCCATGGCCGCCACTGCCGCATTTTGGGCACACAGCAGGGTCTTGCTTGTCTGCGGCCGCGGAGCGCGGGGAGCCTCGGCCGGCCGGCCGCCAGCCCCAGAGCCAGCGCTGCAGACTGGGGAGCTCCCGGCTGTGTACGGGCAAGGCGCGTTATGGCAGCAGAGTTACATGAGAACGCTCTGCTGTTGTGTCACCGCAtgtgtttgcttttctgctttggacAATGTCCTATTATCCCTTAATTTACATGTACTTTGCTTACACCGTGGTACAGGACCTAATGTACCAGGCAAGCACGGCTGAGGACAGCCACCTTGAGTACGTGCTACCTATTCTAAGGGCTGAGTCAtagaaaaacaataattaaaaaaaaaaacccataaagcaGGCATAAGGCTTTTTAGTTTTTATGTGGGTTCCGGTCCTTTCCTCCCCACAGCCCTCTCCGGCCCGCCGTGCCGTGGGCCCTCGAGCAGCATGACGGACAGGAGGCAGCGCCGGTGTCACCCTCCCCTCGGGCCTTGCCAGCGCCTGGCTTCCCTGCGGCTCCCAAACGGGAGGGTGCCCCCAGAAACCAATGGCCTAAAACACAACCCAGGGCAGAAAACACGCACGCtgcattcccccccgccccagacaaaaataaccattaaaaaaaaaaaaaagaacccccccccccaaagtgcgGCGCGTTGGGCACACCACGCGCAGCCCCACTCGTGTCAAGCATTTACTGTCGGCTCTGCTGCCCCCCCTGGGCCTAGTGCGTCTTGTCGTAGGTGCCGGCGCCCTTGTAGGCGCCCACGTAGCCGCTGCCGTCGGCCGGCTCCTGGCGGCCCGCCAGCCCCTTCCCCTTGCCGCTCTCGTCGAAGCGCTCCTTGTGGCTGCCCGTGTACTTGCTGGTGTCCGTCAGCCGCTCCACCGCCCCGGCCGTGGTGGCTCTCTGCGGCCGCCGCACGAGGACGGGAGTTAGCCCAGGCGGCGGGGGGCTCAGCCCGGCCCTGAGCGGCGGCCGGTACCCACCGTGGCGCCCACGTTGCCCGGCTCCTTGCCCTCGATGAGGCCGTAGACGGCCTGCAGGGCCTCCTCGGGCGCCTTGCCCTTGAAGCGCGTGCCGCAGAGCTCCTTCATGGCCTGCTGGAACTGGGCGAAGGTGATGGTGCGGGCGCCCTTGGTCCTGCCCGGGGACGGGGCATGTCACGGGGCAGCCGGACCCCCGTGGCCaccccccgccgtcccccccaGCTCACTTGACTTTATTGAATACGATGTCGACGTCGGTGCCGGTCACGGCCTTGCCGTCGGCCACGCCGCACTCCTTGCACAGCTTGGAGAAGTTCTTCCCCGTCATGTCGCTGCCGCTGGCCGACGTGTCGCCGTAGGTCGCAAATTTGCGGAAAGCCTCCTCCACCCCCGACATCTCGCTGCTGCTGCTACCAGCACCGTGGGGGCAGCTGAGCGGCGATTAGTCTGTTAGCTggagaattaattaaaaaaaaagagcccaaATTCGGCTGCCCAGGACCCACATCTCACCGGCTTCCTTACAAGCGGTGCCCAGCTTTCTGGGGCACCCACACCCCTCCCGCACTGCCCTGCCCTCCCAACACCCCTAAATGTCTGCGGGGGGTCGGCCGGGACCGCTGCGACCGGGTCTGGGGGGCGCTGAGGAAGCAAGGGCCGTGGCTCCGGCCGCCGTGACCTGAGCAGCCACATCAGGCCCGTTCCCAGCCACACTCACGCTCTGGTGATGTTTCCTACAGCCACCTCCGTTCACCCAGGGG
It contains:
- the LOC112978809 gene encoding tubulin polymerization-promoting protein family member 2-like, with amino-acid sequence MLCHGFIDELKINAKLPLIKFADDKRNRGLLQKYGCPHGAGSSSSEMSGVEEAFRKFATYGDTSASGSDMTGKNFSKLCKECGVADGKAVTGTDVDIVFNKVKTKGARTITFAQFQQAMKELCGTRFKGKAPEEALQAVYGLIEGKEPGNVGATRATTAGAVERLTDTSKYTGSHKERFDESGKGKGLAGRQEPADGSGYVGAYKGAGTYDKTH